From Haloarcula hispanica ATCC 33960, the proteins below share one genomic window:
- a CDS encoding CheR family methyltransferase, whose translation MNKGSERTFNDLVEFIGEEMDFESGFYNDSYLDRRITARMRRTDTEDYQSYQRLLERDDGEREELLDSLSINVTSFFRNPDAWERLRPVLRDLTENNRRVRLWSAPSADGREPYSAAMLALDDPEIDARRVEITATDINADILEEARMGTYATSQTTDIADELEPLDDYTKYIEQDGNTFEVRDRVKEMVTFEQHDLIRGDPKRDFDLVFCRNLLIYIDSEFKVPIFETIRGSLREGGYLMIGMTETLPAECRDSFEAVDKRHRIYRRV comes from the coding sequence ATGAACAAAGGTAGCGAGCGCACCTTCAACGACCTCGTGGAGTTCATCGGCGAGGAGATGGACTTCGAGTCGGGCTTTTACAACGACTCGTATCTCGACCGCCGCATCACCGCGCGGATGCGCCGGACCGACACCGAGGACTACCAGTCCTACCAGCGACTGCTAGAGCGCGACGACGGCGAGCGCGAGGAACTGCTCGATTCGCTGTCGATCAACGTCACCAGTTTCTTCCGGAACCCGGACGCCTGGGAGCGATTGCGGCCGGTCCTCCGGGACCTCACGGAGAACAACCGTCGCGTCAGGCTCTGGTCGGCCCCGAGTGCCGACGGCCGCGAGCCGTATTCGGCGGCGATGCTGGCACTCGACGACCCCGAGATCGACGCCCGGCGGGTCGAGATCACGGCGACGGACATCAACGCCGACATCCTCGAAGAAGCCCGAATGGGTACCTACGCGACCTCCCAGACGACCGACATCGCAGACGAGCTGGAGCCGCTGGACGATTACACGAAGTACATCGAGCAGGACGGCAACACGTTTGAGGTCCGGGACCGGGTCAAAGAGATGGTCACGTTCGAGCAACACGACCTCATCCGGGGCGACCCCAAGCGCGATTTCGATCTGGTGTTCTGCCGGAACCTCCTCATCTACATCGACTCGGAGTTCAAGGTCCCCATCTTCGAGACGATCCGCGGGTCGCTCCGCGAGGGCGGATATCTCATGATCGGCATGACCGAGACGCTGCCCGCGGAGTGTCGGGACTCCTTCGAAGCGGTCGACAAACGACACCGCATCTACCGGCGTGTGTAG